Proteins from a genomic interval of Nocardia sp. BMG51109:
- a CDS encoding SDR family NAD(P)-dependent oxidoreductase: MNGILTGRVAVVTGASRGIGKGIALELGAAGATVYVTGRSATPGKLPGSVTETAAEIGALGGTGVPVVCDHRDDTAVAELFTKVRADHGRLDVLVNNVYNAPASSRWLGKPFWEVPPRAWDESFDIGVRSHYVASHYAAPLLIDSGGLIVGVSSPGAEHYTHNATYGVAKAAVDRLTADMAHDLADTGVTAVSIWPGIVNTELLQMVPPDADGRRLVTLPGEGTFDLNEAESPRFPGRAVVALAADDDRRARTGKAWRVADLADHYGFTDIDGRIPRVG, from the coding sequence GTGAACGGAATACTCACCGGCCGGGTCGCCGTGGTTACCGGCGCCAGCCGCGGCATCGGCAAGGGCATCGCACTGGAGCTCGGCGCGGCGGGCGCGACGGTCTACGTCACGGGCCGCTCCGCCACGCCGGGCAAGCTACCGGGCTCGGTCACCGAGACGGCGGCGGAGATCGGCGCACTCGGCGGCACGGGCGTACCCGTCGTGTGCGACCACCGCGACGACACCGCGGTGGCCGAGCTGTTCACCAAGGTCCGCGCCGACCACGGGCGGCTCGACGTTCTGGTGAACAACGTCTACAACGCCCCGGCCTCGTCGCGCTGGCTGGGTAAGCCGTTCTGGGAGGTGCCGCCGAGAGCCTGGGACGAGAGCTTCGACATCGGCGTCCGATCCCACTACGTCGCAAGCCATTACGCCGCCCCGTTGCTGATCGACAGCGGCGGGCTCATCGTCGGCGTCTCCTCCCCCGGCGCCGAGCACTACACCCACAACGCGACCTACGGCGTCGCCAAGGCCGCGGTCGACCGCCTCACCGCCGATATGGCCCACGACCTCGCCGACACCGGCGTCACGGCGGTGTCGATCTGGCCCGGCATCGTGAACACCGAACTGCTGCAGATGGTTCCGCCCGACGCCGACGGCCGCCGCCTGGTCACGCTGCCCGGCGAGGGCACCTTCGACCTCAACGAGGCGGAGTCCCCGCGTTTCCCGGGCCGTGCCGTCGTCGCTCTGGCGGCCGATGACGACCGCCGCGCTCGCACCGGAAAAGCCTGGCGCGTAGCGGATCTCGCCGACCACTACGGGTTCACCGACATCGACGGCCGGATTCCGCGAGTCGGCTGA
- a CDS encoding siderophore-interacting protein, with amino-acid sequence MLLGPAIVAVVTNSFLDRSAARYPPTPFGFAARGGDPRTYSVWHFDPVAAVLDLCVLDHGDGPGARWGCAATVGDQVRFRGPTGSFTVRDEAPYHLFAGEDTAAVAFGAMLRALPRSEPVYGAVETATAADRLPLPRARELVHPLRGDASAAFSQILLDAVRGLELPATPGLAYLAGEARTIQLVRRHLIQERGWPRRSVLTKPFWTPGKKGLE; translated from the coding sequence ATGCTCCTCGGCCCGGCGATAGTCGCCGTCGTCACCAATTCCTTCCTCGATCGTTCCGCGGCGCGATATCCGCCGACCCCTTTCGGTTTCGCCGCGAGGGGCGGCGATCCGCGCACGTATTCGGTCTGGCACTTCGACCCGGTCGCCGCCGTCCTCGACCTGTGCGTCCTGGATCACGGCGACGGCCCCGGCGCCCGCTGGGGTTGCGCGGCCACCGTCGGTGATCAGGTCCGATTCCGCGGTCCGACAGGCTCTTTCACGGTGCGCGACGAGGCGCCCTATCACCTGTTCGCCGGCGAGGACACCGCCGCGGTCGCCTTCGGGGCCATGTTGCGCGCCCTGCCGCGGAGTGAGCCGGTATACGGAGCCGTCGAAACCGCCACGGCGGCAGACCGTCTCCCGCTCCCCCGCGCCCGCGAGTTGGTCCACCCGCTGCGCGGCGACGCATCCGCGGCGTTCTCGCAGATACTCCTCGACGCGGTCCGCGGACTCGAGCTGCCCGCCACCCCCGGCCTCGCCTACCTCGCCGGAGAAGCCCGCACCATCCAGCTCGTCCGCCGCCACCTGATCCAGGAACGCGGCTGGCCGCGCCGATCGGTGCTGACCAAGCCGTTCTGGACACCCGGCAAGAAGGGGCTCGAGTAG
- a CDS encoding alpha/beta fold hydrolase — protein MAVDEPFLAPNIGRPAEKVGYFPDRDAFDRFAAAYLDGLAALPEPDETAAVTTTFGPVRGYRFGDGDGIPLVLLSGRQASTPMWRANLPGLRAHRTVWSIDSIGEPGASSQHRPLTGAADQATWVAEALAGLGIERAHLLGVSIGGWLATQVALRRPECAASVTLLDPANTFAPLTWKMIVVSLGSVIPGMPTAIRHRLLGWISGGVRSSDALPEGRLIASAMRDFSSAQPMPARPTAAELSGITVPMLAVLAGRSIVHDAARAAETARTVPGARVELWPDASHAVNGEFPDRIAECFTDFAAAIG, from the coding sequence ATGGCAGTCGACGAGCCGTTCCTCGCACCGAATATCGGCAGGCCCGCCGAGAAGGTCGGATACTTCCCGGACCGGGACGCCTTCGACCGCTTCGCCGCCGCCTACCTCGACGGCCTGGCCGCACTTCCCGAACCCGATGAAACGGCCGCGGTGACAACGACATTCGGGCCGGTCCGCGGTTACCGTTTCGGTGACGGCGACGGCATTCCGCTGGTCCTGCTGTCCGGGCGGCAGGCCTCCACCCCGATGTGGCGGGCGAACCTGCCGGGGCTCCGCGCGCACCGCACCGTCTGGTCGATAGACAGCATCGGGGAACCCGGAGCGAGCAGTCAGCACCGCCCTCTGACCGGCGCCGCCGATCAGGCGACGTGGGTGGCCGAGGCGCTCGCCGGGCTCGGGATCGAGCGCGCGCATCTGCTGGGCGTCAGCATCGGCGGCTGGCTGGCCACCCAGGTCGCCCTCCGCCGCCCCGAATGCGCGGCATCGGTGACGCTGCTGGATCCGGCGAACACCTTCGCGCCGTTGACCTGGAAGATGATCGTCGTCTCGCTGGGCAGCGTGATTCCGGGCATGCCGACGGCCATCCGGCACCGGCTGCTCGGCTGGATCTCCGGCGGCGTCCGCAGCAGCGATGCGCTGCCCGAAGGCCGCCTGATCGCCTCGGCGATGCGCGACTTCAGCTCCGCGCAGCCGATGCCGGCCCGGCCGACCGCGGCCGAACTGTCCGGGATCACCGTCCCGATGCTCGCCGTCCTCGCCGGCCGCAGCATCGTGCACGACGCCGCCCGCGCGGCCGAGACCGCCCGCACGGTTCCGGGGGCACGCGTAGAGCTGTGGCCGGACGCCTCACACGCCGTCAATGGCGAATTCCCGGATCGAATCGCCGAGTGTTTCACCGACTTCGCCGCGGCGATCGGATAG
- the secG gene encoding preprotein translocase subunit SecG yields MRMFLDILLIITSILLVLLVLLHRAKGGGLSSLFGGGVQSSLSGSTVVEKNLDRITIFIGVVWLISILGIGFEIKFA; encoded by the coding sequence ATGCGCATGTTCCTGGATATCCTCCTGATCATCACCAGCATCCTGCTGGTGCTGCTGGTGCTGCTGCATCGAGCGAAGGGTGGAGGCCTGTCCAGCCTGTTCGGCGGCGGCGTGCAGTCGAGCCTGTCCGGCTCCACCGTCGTGGAGAAGAACCTCGATCGCATCACCATCTTCATCGGCGTCGTCTGGCTGATCTCCATCCTCGGCATCGGCTTCGAGATCAAGTTCGCCTGA
- a CDS encoding MFS transporter, translated as MTATGADSPVSTWAPLASRIYRALWIAQLVSNLGTWMQTVGAQWLLVGDPHAATLVSLVQTATTLPVMLLAVPSGVLADLLDRRRLLIGAQAAMALVATALTVVTATGQITPPALLTLLFVLGVGQALTAPAWQAIQPELVPRNQIPAAAALGSMGFNVGRAVGPAIAGALVSLAGPTLVFGLNAVSFVGIVAVLFRWRRPAEEQDLPAERPIAALAAGLRFIRAAPAIRRVLLRSILFIAPASALWALLPVIAHDRLHLESSGYGLLLGALGAGAVLGATQLSRLRRRLSPTHGLASAAALFGVSTVLAATVPNTAIVLVGLIGGGFAWMTSMSTLNATMQLLLSSWVRARGMSVYQLVFMGGQALGSLAWGLVAGAYGTETAMIAAAALLGLCAVSTLWLPVRVATLDTTPTAYWPEPVLDFEPAADDGPVLVLVTYHVPEETAAEFSAAMARVGRSRQRTGAMEWRLYRDVSVADRYTEAFVVRSWQEHMRQHQVRLTAQDRLAEQRLERYTVGEIQTRHLVAVQPVRGWRRG; from the coding sequence GTGACCGCTACCGGTGCCGATTCGCCCGTCTCCACCTGGGCGCCGCTGGCGTCCCGGATCTACCGCGCGTTGTGGATCGCGCAGCTGGTGTCGAATCTCGGTACCTGGATGCAGACGGTCGGCGCGCAGTGGCTGCTGGTCGGCGATCCGCACGCGGCCACGCTGGTGTCGCTGGTGCAGACCGCGACCACGTTGCCGGTGATGTTGCTGGCGGTGCCGTCGGGTGTGCTGGCCGATCTGCTGGATCGCCGGCGGCTGCTGATCGGGGCGCAGGCGGCCATGGCGCTCGTGGCGACGGCGCTGACCGTCGTGACGGCGACCGGGCAGATCACCCCGCCGGCGCTGCTGACGCTGCTGTTCGTGCTCGGCGTCGGGCAGGCGCTCACCGCCCCGGCCTGGCAGGCGATCCAGCCGGAGCTGGTGCCGCGCAATCAGATTCCGGCGGCGGCCGCGCTGGGCAGCATGGGTTTCAATGTCGGGCGCGCGGTCGGGCCGGCGATCGCCGGCGCCCTGGTGTCGCTGGCCGGTCCCACACTGGTGTTCGGGCTCAACGCGGTCTCGTTCGTCGGCATCGTGGCGGTGCTGTTCCGGTGGCGGCGCCCGGCCGAGGAACAGGACCTGCCCGCCGAACGGCCGATCGCGGCGCTGGCGGCCGGACTGCGGTTCATCCGCGCCGCGCCCGCGATCCGGCGGGTGCTGTTGCGTTCGATCCTGTTCATCGCGCCGGCCAGCGCGCTGTGGGCGCTGCTGCCGGTGATCGCGCACGACCGGCTGCACCTGGAATCGTCCGGCTACGGCCTGCTGCTGGGCGCGCTCGGCGCCGGCGCGGTGCTGGGCGCCACCCAGCTGTCGCGGCTGCGGCGCAGGCTGAGCCCGACGCACGGGCTGGCGTCGGCCGCGGCCCTGTTCGGCGTGTCGACCGTGCTCGCCGCGACGGTGCCGAATACCGCGATCGTGCTGGTGGGCCTGATCGGCGGCGGATTCGCGTGGATGACGTCGATGTCGACGCTGAACGCGACCATGCAGCTACTGCTGTCGTCGTGGGTGCGGGCGCGCGGGATGTCGGTGTATCAGCTGGTGTTCATGGGCGGGCAGGCGCTCGGTTCGCTGGCCTGGGGACTGGTCGCCGGCGCGTACGGAACCGAGACGGCGATGATCGCGGCCGCCGCGCTGCTCGGCCTGTGCGCGGTGAGCACGCTGTGGCTGCCGGTCCGGGTCGCCACCCTGGACACCACGCCGACCGCGTACTGGCCCGAGCCGGTGCTGGACTTCGAACCGGCCGCCGACGACGGACCGGTGCTGGTCCTGGTCACCTACCACGTTCCGGAGGAGACGGCCGCGGAGTTCTCCGCCGCGATGGCGCGGGTCGGACGCTCCCGGCAGCGGACGGGGGCGATGGAATGGCGGCTGTACCGGGACGTGAGCGTGGCCGACCGCTATACCGAGGCGTTCGTCGTGCGGTCCTGGCAGGAGCATATGCGCCAGCACCAGGTGCGGCTGACCGCCCAGGACCGGCTCGCCGAGCAGCGGCTCGAGCGGTACACGGTGGGGGAGATCCAGACCCGGCATCTGGTGGCCGTGCAGCCGGTGCGGGGGTGGCGGCGCGGCTGA
- a CDS encoding ornithine cyclodeaminase produces the protein MKPTLHVLTRTDLADVDITPGEIIALVEDGYRAFAQGDSRCPTKLMMPIPVEERDAVSYSMLGYDGSLQQVGFKTSYRQGNDSAEKYYTTISLYDDTTGLPFAFMDCQRVGASRTPATTALIAKYCARPGATSALMIGTGVQGRYTLPYLLTVLPDLRRLRLYGTHPDGIADTKAVLARYFPDRELELVDDVPAAAADSDIVVAASGRAAHPPVQTAWLRPGGLLISVASKGVATGALRDADYAIATSTGQLGVTGTRLAGPDGAVEIHAELPDIVAGRAPGRHTPRDRVFAFSSGMIITDIPVAHALATRAVAAGRGREVSLWA, from the coding sequence ATGAAACCCACGCTGCACGTCCTGACCCGCACCGATCTGGCCGACGTCGACATCACGCCCGGCGAGATCATCGCGCTGGTCGAGGACGGCTATCGGGCCTTCGCCCAGGGTGATTCGCGCTGCCCGACCAAGCTGATGATGCCGATCCCGGTCGAGGAGCGCGACGCGGTGTCCTATTCCATGCTCGGCTACGACGGATCGCTGCAGCAGGTCGGGTTCAAGACCTCCTACCGGCAAGGAAACGACAGCGCCGAAAAGTACTACACGACAATCAGTTTGTACGACGACACGACCGGTCTGCCGTTCGCGTTCATGGACTGCCAGCGGGTCGGCGCGTCCCGCACGCCCGCGACCACCGCCCTCATCGCCAAGTACTGCGCCCGGCCGGGCGCCACCAGCGCCCTGATGATCGGCACCGGCGTGCAGGGCCGATATACGCTGCCGTACCTGCTGACGGTGCTGCCGGATCTGCGGCGGCTGCGGTTGTACGGCACCCACCCCGACGGGATCGCCGACACGAAGGCCGTACTCGCGCGCTACTTTCCGGACCGGGAGCTGGAGCTGGTCGACGATGTCCCGGCCGCGGCCGCCGACTCCGATATCGTCGTCGCCGCCTCCGGCCGCGCCGCGCATCCCCCGGTGCAGACCGCGTGGCTGCGGCCCGGCGGGCTGCTGATCTCGGTCGCCAGCAAGGGCGTGGCGACCGGCGCACTGCGCGACGCCGATTACGCGATCGCCACCAGCACCGGCCAGCTCGGCGTGACCGGCACCCGGCTCGCGGGCCCGGACGGCGCGGTCGAGATCCACGCCGAGCTGCCCGATATCGTGGCCGGGCGCGCGCCCGGGCGCCACACCCCGCGCGACCGGGTCTTCGCGTTCTCCAGCGGCATGATCATCACCGACATCCCGGTGGCGCACGCGCTGGCCACCCGCGCGGTCGCGGCCGGGCGCGGGCGCGAGGTGTCGCTGTGGGCATGA
- a CDS encoding alanine racemase, with translation MTTISLPATEKPWAQRVRSDPGLLFDIHHAIGGPYHIVQPDQFAENLRSFQAVLAERGVRGQVYFGKKANKAGCWLPKVAALDGAVDVASAPELVHALAQGIRGRDIGVTGAAKSDELLWLAVRHGCLIAVDALDELERLAEHARTDGPARILLRVLPARAPDSRFGLSPADLEPALARCAGLRPHVEMAGFSFHLDGYAVRPRAELAWELVELVGKARAAGLSAQAISIGGGFACSYLAPGDWAAFTAGHTENWFHAGKRFGAFYPYAQEPVGAAMLDAVLTTEFDGATLAHHLRDNDIRLLLEPGRALLIDAGFTVFPVQGFKRNDAHGITTVAGLSMSVSEQWKGSEFLPDPILLPRHPLPDAQPVASCVGGASCMEYDMLTWRKVPFPQPPAAGDLLLYPNTAGYQMDKNESEFHQMPLPPKIVLTDEDGRRRWRIDR, from the coding sequence ATGACCACCATCTCCCTGCCCGCCACCGAAAAGCCCTGGGCGCAGCGGGTTCGATCGGATCCGGGGCTGCTGTTCGACATTCACCACGCGATCGGCGGTCCGTACCACATCGTCCAGCCCGACCAGTTCGCCGAGAATCTCCGCTCGTTCCAGGCGGTGCTGGCCGAGCGCGGCGTGCGCGGCCAGGTGTATTTCGGGAAGAAGGCCAACAAGGCCGGCTGCTGGCTGCCGAAGGTCGCCGCACTCGACGGCGCGGTGGATGTCGCCAGCGCCCCGGAACTCGTGCACGCCCTCGCGCAGGGAATCCGCGGGCGCGATATCGGTGTCACCGGCGCCGCCAAGAGCGACGAGCTGCTGTGGCTGGCCGTCCGGCACGGCTGCCTGATCGCCGTCGACGCCCTCGACGAACTCGAGCGCCTCGCGGAACATGCCCGCACCGACGGGCCCGCGCGAATCCTGTTGCGGGTGCTGCCCGCTCGCGCACCGGACAGCCGATTCGGCCTGTCGCCCGCCGATCTGGAGCCGGCCCTCGCCCGCTGCGCCGGGCTCCGGCCGCACGTCGAGATGGCGGGCTTCTCCTTCCATCTCGACGGCTACGCGGTGCGGCCCCGCGCCGAACTGGCCTGGGAGCTGGTCGAACTCGTCGGCAAGGCACGGGCGGCCGGGCTCTCGGCGCAGGCGATCAGCATCGGCGGCGGCTTCGCGTGCAGCTACCTCGCCCCCGGGGATTGGGCGGCGTTCACCGCCGGGCACACCGAAAACTGGTTTCATGCCGGAAAACGCTTCGGCGCCTTCTACCCGTATGCGCAGGAACCGGTCGGCGCGGCCATGCTCGACGCCGTCCTGACCACCGAATTCGACGGCGCCACGCTGGCGCATCACCTGCGCGACAACGACATCCGGCTGCTGCTGGAACCCGGCCGGGCCCTGCTGATCGACGCCGGATTCACCGTCTTCCCGGTGCAGGGGTTCAAGCGCAACGACGCGCACGGCATCACCACGGTGGCGGGGCTGAGCATGAGCGTGTCCGAACAGTGGAAGGGCAGCGAATTCCTCCCCGACCCGATCCTCCTGCCGCGCCACCCGCTACCGGACGCACAACCCGTCGCCTCCTGTGTGGGCGGCGCCAGCTGCATGGAGTACGACATGCTGACCTGGCGCAAGGTTCCGTTCCCGCAGCCGCCCGCGGCCGGCGATCTCCTGCTCTACCCGAACACGGCCGGCTACCAGATGGACAAGAACGAAAGCGAATTCCATCAGATGCCGCTGCCCCCGAAGATCGTGCTGACCGACGAGGACGGCCGCCGGCGCTGGAGAATCGACCGATGA
- a CDS encoding cysteine synthase family protein: MTAGLAPRDSGREHAGTPSAGYLGRTGEHVAITTDERPGPTREQPPDRTAEYTATSGDQPTGPIGAHTGTASAARTDALSDHTGTPSVAPTGTATEQDSGANGRRTAAAGTPHASTTVAQRTATTGARHSATTGAQRADTASQWGTAGRPERVVRRACELIGRTPLFELTRTGTGTRLLLKLEQFNPTGSAKIRMAREMVLHAERTGLLRPGGHIVEPTSGNTGTGLALVALERGYTFTAVVDGHAARDKLRAMRALGARLVHVEGGDGGPSTVARRRKAAEIAAATGAYWPDQHNNPGNGAGYRGLAEELRADLDADIDWLIGAVGTGGSLCGTVDELRRHGSRVRTIGVEPAGSIIFGGTGRPYWQTGAGSPAGFRIGRNVDYRHIDEGCKVADADAFATARIVARRTGLLVGGTAGAAIHIALRRLLYLRPGGTVVVLVCDAGEKYLDSVYDDDWLLERGLLDHLAHQRTRRLLTAYDDSVRLAGGSPPTGHHTAGLERTGT, translated from the coding sequence ATGACCGCGGGACTCGCGCCCCGCGACTCCGGCCGCGAGCACGCCGGAACACCGTCGGCGGGATACCTCGGGCGGACCGGCGAGCACGTCGCGATCACAACGGACGAACGCCCGGGACCGACCCGCGAGCAGCCCCCGGACAGGACCGCGGAATACACCGCGACATCCGGTGATCAACCCACCGGACCGATCGGCGCGCACACCGGAACAGCGTCGGCAGCACGCACCGATGCGCTCAGCGATCACACTGGAACACCGTCGGTAGCGCCCACCGGAACGGCGACCGAGCAGGACTCGGGAGCGAACGGCCGACGCACCGCAGCCGCCGGAACACCGCACGCCTCGACGACCGTTGCCCAGCGCACAGCGACCACCGGTGCCCGACACTCGGCGACGACCGGTGCCCAGCGCGCGGATACGGCGAGCCAGTGGGGAACGGCCGGGCGCCCGGAACGGGTGGTCCGCCGGGCCTGCGAATTGATCGGCCGCACACCGCTGTTCGAGCTGACCCGGACCGGTACCGGCACCCGGCTGCTGCTCAAGCTGGAACAGTTCAACCCGACCGGCTCGGCGAAGATCCGGATGGCCCGGGAGATGGTGCTGCACGCCGAGCGCACCGGACTGCTGCGGCCCGGCGGCCATATCGTCGAGCCGACCTCCGGCAACACCGGAACCGGGCTGGCGCTGGTGGCACTCGAACGCGGTTATACCTTCACCGCCGTCGTCGACGGCCACGCGGCGCGCGACAAGCTGCGCGCCATGCGGGCGCTGGGCGCCCGGCTGGTCCACGTCGAGGGCGGCGACGGCGGACCGAGCACCGTCGCCCGGCGCCGCAAGGCCGCCGAGATCGCCGCGGCCACCGGCGCGTACTGGCCCGACCAGCACAACAATCCCGGCAACGGCGCGGGGTACCGGGGCTTGGCCGAGGAACTGCGCGCCGATCTCGACGCGGATATCGACTGGCTGATCGGCGCGGTCGGCACCGGCGGATCGCTGTGCGGGACCGTCGACGAACTGCGCCGCCACGGTTCCCGCGTCCGCACGATCGGCGTCGAACCCGCCGGATCGATCATCTTCGGCGGAACGGGACGGCCGTACTGGCAGACCGGCGCCGGCAGCCCCGCCGGATTCCGGATCGGCCGCAACGTCGACTACCGGCACATCGACGAGGGCTGCAAGGTCGCCGACGCCGACGCGTTCGCCACCGCGCGCATCGTCGCCCGCCGCACCGGGCTGCTCGTCGGCGGAACCGCCGGAGCCGCCATCCATATCGCGCTGCGCCGGCTGCTGTACCTGCGGCCGGGCGGCACCGTGGTGGTGCTGGTCTGCGATGCCGGGGAGAAATACCTGGATTCCGTCTACGACGACGACTGGCTCCTCGAACGCGGCCTGCTCGACCATCTCGCCCATCAGCGCACCCGCAGACTGCTGACCGCCTACGACGATTCGGTCCGCCTCGCCGGCGGCAGTCCGCCCACCGGCCATCACACCGCCGGCCTGGAACGCACCGGAACATGA
- a CDS encoding MATE family efflux transporter, producing the protein MTIRWSDYRAILALAGPVIGIQLAQIALTTVDLAMMGLLGITAVAAGGLALLLYNQIRTMCVGMVTGVGNMVSGALGRAEKRCGGAGLDDPARTEIRGYLRAALAVATLTSVAGAAVLIGIGYLLGVLGQRPEVVDAARSIIWTLAPGLVPMLWLNVLRQFAVGMRRAGSLLRVTILSIGVNALLNAAFIYGWLGLPRLGLAGIGLATTLVQVWTCGVYLVSVLRDDRLGPLLSLRAWRAERATVRHIVAMGTPISLTYGSEAAITSVATLMMGGFGPVPLAASNIVNNLAQIVYQFNIGLSQGSSIMVSRVVGQGDRPAARGIARRTFTLAFAFMTVVGLGYVLAPHLVLAPFLGDHRDDAAVVSAAATLLWFAIVHQYCKGSQNLCIGLLRGLGNTKAGLKNTLVGYFGVGIPAMALFGYGLGWHGPGVWLGLCLGFGTTAVLVHRTFRTESATPAPQSGERAASAS; encoded by the coding sequence ATGACGATTCGCTGGTCCGACTACCGCGCGATCCTCGCCCTCGCCGGGCCGGTCATCGGTATCCAGCTCGCCCAGATCGCGCTGACCACCGTCGATCTCGCGATGATGGGCCTGCTCGGGATCACCGCCGTCGCGGCGGGCGGTCTGGCGCTGCTGCTGTACAACCAGATCCGCACCATGTGCGTCGGCATGGTCACCGGCGTCGGCAATATGGTGTCGGGCGCGTTGGGCCGGGCCGAGAAGCGCTGCGGCGGCGCCGGACTCGACGATCCGGCCCGCACCGAGATCCGCGGATATCTGCGTGCTGCACTGGCCGTCGCCACCCTCACCTCGGTGGCCGGCGCGGCCGTGCTGATCGGGATCGGATATCTGCTCGGCGTGCTCGGCCAGCGGCCGGAGGTGGTCGACGCGGCGCGGTCGATCATCTGGACGCTGGCGCCCGGACTGGTCCCGATGCTGTGGCTGAACGTGCTGCGGCAGTTCGCCGTCGGGATGCGCCGGGCCGGATCGCTGCTGCGCGTGACGATTCTGTCGATCGGCGTCAACGCGCTGCTGAACGCCGCGTTCATCTACGGCTGGCTGGGCCTGCCGCGGCTCGGGCTGGCCGGAATCGGCCTGGCCACCACGCTCGTTCAGGTGTGGACGTGCGGCGTCTATCTGGTCTCGGTGCTCCGCGACGACCGCCTCGGCCCGCTGCTGTCGCTGCGGGCCTGGCGCGCCGAACGCGCCACCGTGCGGCACATCGTCGCGATGGGCACCCCGATCTCGCTCACCTACGGCTCCGAGGCCGCCATTACCTCGGTGGCCACCCTCATGATGGGCGGCTTCGGACCGGTGCCGCTGGCGGCCAGCAATATCGTGAACAACCTCGCCCAGATCGTCTATCAGTTCAATATCGGCCTGTCCCAGGGCTCGTCGATCATGGTGAGCCGCGTCGTCGGGCAGGGCGATCGGCCGGCCGCGCGCGGAATCGCCCGCCGCACCTTCACCCTCGCGTTCGCGTTCATGACCGTGGTCGGGCTCGGCTACGTCCTCGCACCCCACCTGGTGCTCGCGCCGTTCCTGGGCGACCATCGCGACGACGCGGCAGTCGTCTCGGCGGCCGCGACGCTGCTGTGGTTCGCCATCGTGCACCAGTACTGCAAGGGCTCGCAGAATCTCTGCATCGGCCTGCTGCGCGGGCTGGGCAACACCAAGGCCGGGCTGAAGAACACGCTCGTCGGCTATTTCGGCGTCGGCATCCCCGCGATGGCTCTGTTCGGATACGGCCTGGGCTGGCACGGCCCGGGCGTGTGGCTGGGACTGTGCCTGGGGTTCGGCACCACCGCCGTGCTCGTCCACCGCACGTTCCGTACCGAATCCGCCACGCCCGCACCGCAATCCGGAGAGCGCGCCGCCTCGGCGAGCTGA
- a CDS encoding META domain-containing protein, with product MSAMLRLVPVLVALGLAAACSSGADDEPARPAPTPMGRTFVSTEVEGTPIPGGGPLELRFADGRVSATSGCNTSSGPVAFEGDVLRVSGLASTLMACPDERAGADDWQNRLLQSGPRWKLSGDTLTLTGSTATVTLLDKKAARPDRSLTGTTWVVTALLRPEGQVRSRALDEARPTLTIAPDGQVSGSAGCNRMTGHADIAGAEATFRIATTRMACPPEVMEVERQVLEALDGKTSATVDADTLTLRNAADDTGLILHAQ from the coding sequence ATGTCGGCGATGCTGCGTCTCGTTCCGGTCCTGGTCGCGCTCGGGCTCGCCGCCGCATGCTCGTCCGGCGCCGACGACGAGCCCGCACGGCCCGCACCGACGCCGATGGGGCGCACCTTCGTCTCCACCGAGGTCGAGGGCACCCCGATCCCCGGCGGCGGGCCGCTGGAACTCCGCTTCGCCGACGGCCGGGTGTCGGCCACGTCGGGGTGCAACACCAGCAGCGGGCCGGTGGCGTTCGAGGGCGATGTGCTGCGGGTGTCGGGTCTGGCGTCCACCCTGATGGCCTGCCCGGACGAGCGGGCCGGCGCCGACGATTGGCAGAACCGGCTGCTGCAGTCGGGGCCCCGGTGGAAGCTGTCCGGCGACACCCTGACGCTGACCGGCAGCACCGCCACCGTCACGCTGCTGGACAAGAAGGCCGCCCGGCCGGACCGATCGCTGACCGGCACCACCTGGGTCGTCACCGCCCTGCTGCGACCGGAGGGCCAGGTGCGCTCGCGCGCCCTCGACGAGGCGCGCCCGACCCTCACCATCGCCCCCGACGGGCAGGTGTCCGGTAGCGCCGGATGCAACCGGATGACCGGCCACGCCGATATCGCCGGCGCCGAGGCCACCTTCCGGATCGCCACCACCAGGATGGCCTGCCCGCCGGAGGTGATGGAGGTCGAGCGGCAGGTCCTGGAGGCGCTGGACGGCAAGACCTCCGCCACCGTCGACGCCGACACCCTCACCCTGCGCAATGCCGCCGACGACACCGGGCTGATCCTGCACGCCCAGTGA